The proteins below come from a single Blastocatellia bacterium genomic window:
- a CDS encoding tannase/feruloyl esterase family alpha/beta hydrolase: MKSTRVSRRQAFWRTLPFLLLAACSFSARPAAAQTCERLSDLKLANTTITAAQSVAAGSFGGGAAFKDLPAFCRVTGVIKPTSDSEIKFEVWMPAAGWNGRFQGVGNGGFAGSISQAALAGPLMRGYAVASTDTGHSGGDASWALGHPEKIIDYGHRGVHEMTEKAKAIISAFYGAGPKHSYFASCSNGGRQALMEAQRYPNDYDGLIAGAPANYFTQTLTGFAWNMQAMLVDPASYIPASKLKAIEAAALTACDASDGVTDGVIDDPVGCRFEPAVLLCKGAESDACLTEKQVAALKKIYSGPRNSKGEQIVPGFLPGGETGPAGWTIWVTGAAPTRAAQFFFASQTARNMIHNDPAWDIKSFNIDQDSKLADDKLAPILNATDTNLKAFKARGGKLILYHGWSDAALPPTNTIHYFHDVVATMGRREVDSFMRLYMVPGMQHCGGGPGTDSFGAFVNAVPADAQHDLTVAIERWVEAGVAPNQIIAAKRQSNDPKSAITRTRPLCPYPLVARYKGSGSTDDAANFVCAKEQLMASPAKGTMK, encoded by the coding sequence ATGAAAAGTACGCGTGTCTCACGACGGCAAGCCTTCTGGCGCACCTTGCCATTCCTGCTGCTCGCCGCTTGCAGCTTCAGCGCCAGGCCGGCGGCGGCGCAAACCTGCGAGCGCCTGTCTGATCTCAAGCTCGCCAACACGACGATCACCGCGGCGCAGTCCGTGGCCGCCGGGTCGTTCGGCGGCGGGGCGGCCTTCAAAGACTTGCCGGCCTTCTGCCGTGTGACCGGCGTCATCAAGCCGACGAGTGATTCGGAGATCAAGTTTGAAGTCTGGATGCCCGCCGCTGGCTGGAACGGCAGGTTTCAAGGCGTCGGCAATGGCGGCTTCGCCGGCTCGATCTCGCAGGCGGCGCTGGCCGGCCCGCTGATGCGTGGTTACGCGGTCGCTTCGACGGATACGGGACACAGCGGCGGCGATGCGAGCTGGGCGCTGGGACACCCGGAGAAGATCATCGACTACGGCCACCGCGGGGTTCATGAAATGACCGAGAAGGCCAAAGCCATCATCAGCGCCTTCTACGGTGCTGGCCCGAAACACTCGTACTTTGCCAGTTGCTCGAACGGCGGGCGACAGGCGCTGATGGAAGCCCAGCGCTACCCGAACGACTATGATGGCTTGATCGCCGGCGCCCCGGCCAATTACTTCACGCAGACGCTCACAGGCTTTGCCTGGAACATGCAAGCGATGCTGGTTGACCCGGCCAGCTACATCCCCGCGAGTAAATTGAAAGCCATCGAGGCGGCGGCGCTCACGGCCTGTGACGCGAGCGACGGGGTGACCGACGGCGTCATTGATGACCCCGTCGGCTGCCGCTTCGAGCCCGCGGTCTTGCTCTGCAAAGGGGCCGAGTCGGATGCCTGTCTGACGGAGAAGCAGGTCGCGGCGTTGAAGAAAATTTACAGCGGGCCGCGCAACTCGAAGGGCGAGCAGATTGTTCCAGGCTTCCTGCCCGGCGGCGAGACCGGGCCGGCCGGCTGGACAATCTGGGTTACCGGCGCGGCGCCGACTCGCGCGGCGCAGTTCTTCTTCGCCTCGCAGACCGCGCGCAACATGATCCACAACGACCCGGCCTGGGACATTAAATCGTTCAACATCGACCAGGACAGCAAGCTCGCGGACGACAAGCTGGCGCCGATCCTGAACGCCACCGATACCAATCTGAAAGCCTTCAAAGCCCGCGGCGGCAAGCTGATTCTCTATCACGGCTGGAGCGACGCGGCGCTGCCGCCGACCAACACGATTCATTATTTCCACGATGTCGTTGCGACGATGGGCCGGCGCGAGGTGGATTCGTTCATGCGGCTCTACATGGTGCCGGGCATGCAACATTGCGGCGGCGGCCCCGGCACCGACAGCTTCGGCGCGTTCGTCAACGCCGTGCCTGCGGACGCGCAACACGACCTGACGGTGGCCATCGAGCGATGGGTTGAAGCCGGCGTCGCCCCCAACCAGATCATCGCCGCAAAGCGGCAGAGCAATGACCCGAAAAGCGCCATCACGCGCACGCGCCCGCTCTGCCCTTACCCGCTCGTCGCCCGTTACAAGGGCAGCGGCAGCACAGACGACGCGGCCAACTTCGTCTGTGCGAAAGAGCAACTGATGGCCAGTCCCGCGAAAGGGACGATGAAGTAA